TGTCGCCCGGTCGGCAATCCGGCGGTAGATGGCGGACCTGTTGCCCTCCCGGTCCGACGCCGCCGGTCCCGCGAGCGACGATCCGAAGGTCGTCGGCCTGGACAGTGACGCGGCCGACGACCTCATCTCGGCGCTCTCCTCTCGTACCGCGCGCAGCGTCCTCGCAGAACTCCACGAAGACCCGGCCAGTCCGTCGGCGCTCGCCGACCGGGTCGACACCTCGCTGCAGAACGTCCAGTACCACATCGAGAACCTCTCCGACGCGGACGTGATCGAGGTCGTCGACACGGTGTACTCCGAGAAAGGCAGAGAGATGAAGGTGTACGCGCCGGCAGACCGCGCGCTGGTGGTCTTCGCCGGGCGCGAGCAGGAGACGACCGGACTGAGGTCGGCGCTCAAGAGCCTGCTCGGCGGTGTCGGCGTCCTCGCCCTCGCCAGCGTGGTCGTGGACCGACTCCTCGGCGGACCGACTGCGGATCTGTTCGGCCTCGGTGCAGGCGGCGGTGCCGACAGCGCGGAGTCCGGCGGCGCGGCCGACGACGGTGGCGCCGGCGAGAACGTCTCGACCGACGCGACCGAGTACCAGTCACAGACGACAGAGGCGGAGGCGGCGACGACCGACGCACCCGGTGGGACCACGACGACCGACGCCGGAGGGGGAGCGACGGAGACGGTGACCGAGACCGCTACCTCGGCACCCACCAGCACCGCGACCGAGACCGCTACCTCGGCACCCACGTCGACGCCGAGTGCCACCCCGGAGGCGACTGCCACGTCCACACCGACCGAAGTTGCGACGACGGCCGTCGACACGACCGATCCGCAGATGATCGCCGATACGGCCGCCGCGCTCCCGCCGGGCGTGGTGTTCTTCCTCGGTGGCCTGACGGTCCTGGTCGTCGCCGGTCTCTACCTACAGATCGGTCGGTGAATCGGCTCGATGGTTCCGTGGTCGTCGGTGAGCACGGATCGACCCGAGGGTCGGTAGGTAAAACGGGTCTTTGAGTTTACCAAGTGTACTTTATCCGGTAGAGTGTACGTGTAGGTGCGACCACCCTCCCACCGGGTCGCGGTCCCACGTAGGTCCCCCCGCCTGCACGACTTCGGCCCTCCACGGTCGCCCTCCCCCCGCCGACGCTTCGGCCCTCCCTCGGATCGACGCGCCGGACCACCCTCCCGGTCTGGTGACCGAACCACTCGCACCGAGAGGCGCTTTACTCCGAGACACGTCGCTGCGAGAGTCGGAACTGTTCGTACACCTCGCCCGACGGAGCGACGAGTCGACCTCGGAGCGTCGGGTTCTCGGCGTCGGCCACCGGTTCCAGTTCGGCGTGTGCCGGTCGATACCTGCGCGGGTCGGCGTGACTCCCCGGATTCAGGAGTTGCACCTCGCCGGTTGTCTCGACTTCCGGCTTGTGGCTGTGGCCGAAGATCACCGCGTCGGCGTCCCGTTCCCGGCCGAACAGCGAGAGTGCGGTCGCGCCGCCGCGCTGGGTGTGGGTGACGGCGAAGCGCAGGCCGCCGTACTCGACGACGCGGGCGTCCGGGATTCGGTCGCGGGTCGCCCGGTCGTCGTTGTTGCCGTACACCGCGAGGAGGCGGTCGGTCTCGTCGTGGAAGGCGTCCAGCACCGTCTCGGTCATCAGGTCGCCCGCGTGGATCACGAGGTCGGCTTCCCTGACCGCGTCGAGTGTCCTGCCGTCCAGTCGGTGGCTGTCGGTACCGTGGGTGTCGGAGACGACGACGAGCATAGTCGGAGGGAGGCAGTCGGGCGGGCAAAAGCTGTCGGAACGCCTTTCCCGGTCCCCCGAGAGTCCCCGCCAATGGCAGAATCCAAGTCGGTCGTCCTCGCCGCCCTGATCGCCAACGGGGCGATCGCGGTCATGAAGTTCCTCGGCTTTCTCGTGACGGGCAGTCCGTCCATGCTCTCGGAGACGTACCACTCCATCTCGGATACCGGCAACCAGGTGTTCCTCCTCGTCGGTATCTGGTACGGC
This genomic window from Salinirubrum litoreum contains:
- a CDS encoding ArsR/SmtB family transcription factor, with product MADLLPSRSDAAGPASDDPKVVGLDSDAADDLISALSSRTARSVLAELHEDPASPSALADRVDTSLQNVQYHIENLSDADVIEVVDTVYSEKGREMKVYAPADRALVVFAGREQETTGLRSALKSLLGGVGVLALASVVVDRLLGGPTADLFGLGAGGGADSAESGGAADDGGAGENVSTDATEYQSQTTEAEAATTDAPGGTTTTDAGGGATETVTETATSAPTSTATETATSAPTSTPSATPEATATSTPTEVATTAVDTTDPQMIADTAAALPPGVVFFLGGLTVLVVAGLYLQIGR
- a CDS encoding metallophosphoesterase gives rise to the protein MLVVVSDTHGTDSHRLDGRTLDAVREADLVIHAGDLMTETVLDAFHDETDRLLAVYGNNDDRATRDRIPDARVVEYGGLRFAVTHTQRGGATALSLFGRERDADAVIFGHSHKPEVETTGEVQLLNPGSHADPRRYRPAHAELEPVADAENPTLRGRLVAPSGEVYEQFRLSQRRVSE